The following coding sequences lie in one Desulfurispira natronophila genomic window:
- a CDS encoding AI-2E family transporter, with amino-acid sequence MLRILHQWYEDHFSNPQVAILAISLIIGFSIVVFMGNILMPFFAALIFAYLLDGIVVKLERLHVPRTMAVVVVFLLFMTFLFFIIFAIVPMVTRQLTQLVRELPMMIHLGQAALARLPEIYPEFISESQIREFIATITSEVGRLSQKILSWSLASVTSFIAFLVYLILVPLMVFFFLKDRDALIEWFTHFLPEDRPLMNLVWSEVNIKIASYVRGKATEIIIVWAISYATFALMGLEFAMLLAMLVGVSVLIPYVGATVATIPIAFIAYIQWGFTSQFAYLMIAYAIIQFFDGNILVPLLFSEVVNLHPIAIVTSILVFGGLWGFWGIFFAIPLATLVHAIIKAWPTKQIIEEQENLQELQEDGNEQEV; translated from the coding sequence ATGTTACGCATACTTCATCAGTGGTACGAAGACCACTTCTCCAACCCCCAGGTTGCCATTTTGGCCATTTCACTGATTATTGGGTTCAGTATCGTGGTCTTTATGGGCAATATTTTGATGCCGTTTTTTGCGGCACTTATTTTTGCCTATCTGCTTGACGGCATTGTGGTTAAACTGGAAAGACTTCATGTGCCGCGAACGATGGCAGTTGTAGTCGTATTTCTGCTGTTTATGACCTTTTTGTTTTTTATTATCTTTGCCATTGTACCAATGGTCACTCGCCAGCTCACCCAGCTGGTGCGGGAGCTTCCCATGATGATCCACTTGGGCCAGGCTGCTCTGGCACGCCTGCCGGAAATTTACCCGGAGTTTATCAGTGAATCACAGATACGGGAATTTATCGCTACCATTACTTCCGAAGTGGGGCGCCTTAGCCAGAAGATACTTTCCTGGTCCCTGGCTTCTGTCACCAGTTTTATCGCCTTTCTCGTCTATCTGATTCTGGTTCCCCTGATGGTGTTTTTCTTCCTCAAGGATCGGGATGCTCTTATCGAGTGGTTTACCCACTTCCTGCCTGAAGATCGCCCCCTGATGAACCTGGTGTGGTCCGAAGTTAATATCAAGATTGCCAGCTATGTGCGGGGTAAAGCTACGGAAATCATTATCGTCTGGGCCATTAGTTACGCCACCTTTGCCCTCATGGGACTGGAGTTTGCCATGTTGCTTGCCATGCTGGTGGGTGTTTCGGTACTGATACCCTATGTGGGCGCCACGGTGGCTACTATCCCCATTGCCTTTATCGCCTATATCCAGTGGGGTTTTACTTCCCAGTTTGCCTACCTGATGATTGCCTACGCCATAATACAGTTTTTCGATGGCAATATCCTCGTACCGCTGCTTTTTTCGGAAGTGGTCAACCTCCACCCCATAGCCATAGTAACCTCTATTCTTGTTTTCGGTGGCCTTTGGGGCTTTTGGGGTATTTTCTTTGCCATTCCACTGGCTACCCTGGTGCATGCCATTATCAAAGCCTGGCCCACAAAGCAGATTATTGAGGAGCAGGAGAACCTGCAAGAGTTACAGGAAGATGGTAACGAGCAAGAGGTGTGA